A genomic window from Flintibacter sp. KGMB00164 includes:
- the argC gene encoding N-acetyl-gamma-glutamyl-phosphate reductase — MIRFSICGAASYACGELLRLMVHHPETQVAHLADSFAAGRKIQDEHAALMGFYDQEILPLNDETLDMIVKDSDVVFTAVDAGTVCGIAEKVLAAGKKFIDFGADIRFRDAKTWEKWYHLEHPNYEMTKEAVYCIPEIQRDLAKGKSLISNPGCYPTATTLGLYPVVKEGMVVENTIIVDAKSGYTGAGRRPAPNKLLTEATNNFCAYALGGSHRHTPEIEQNIAYIQGRDLMKPETWQFINFQPHLTPQIRGIEVTIYATLNKDITNDELFELYQNYYKDEPFVRVFPASKPAQTKWTAGTNMCCMTPTYDARTKRLLVSSVIDNIGKGAAGQAIQNMNIIFDLPETTGLLIPPMYP, encoded by the coding sequence ATGATTCGTTTTTCTATTTGCGGTGCTGCCAGCTATGCTTGTGGTGAATTGCTTCGCCTGATGGTGCACCATCCCGAGACACAGGTCGCCCATCTGGCCGATAGCTTTGCTGCCGGCCGGAAGATCCAGGATGAGCACGCTGCTCTGATGGGCTTCTACGACCAGGAGATCCTCCCCCTCAACGACGAGACTCTGGACATGATTGTCAAGGACAGCGACGTGGTCTTCACCGCTGTGGACGCCGGTACCGTGTGCGGCATTGCCGAGAAGGTCCTGGCCGCCGGCAAGAAGTTCATCGACTTCGGCGCTGATATCCGCTTCCGTGACGCCAAGACCTGGGAGAAGTGGTATCACCTGGAGCACCCCAACTATGAGATGACCAAGGAGGCCGTCTACTGCATCCCCGAGATCCAGCGCGATCTGGCCAAGGGCAAGAGCCTCATCTCCAACCCCGGCTGCTATCCCACCGCCACTACTCTGGGCCTGTACCCCGTGGTGAAGGAGGGCATGGTGGTGGAGAACACCATCATCGTGGACGCCAAGAGCGGCTACACCGGCGCTGGCCGTCGTCCCGCCCCCAACAAGCTGCTCACCGAGGCCACCAATAACTTCTGCGCCTACGCTCTGGGCGGCTCTCACCGCCACACCCCCGAGATCGAGCAGAACATCGCTTACATCCAGGGCAGAGATCTGATGAAGCCCGAGACTTGGCAGTTCATCAATTTCCAGCCTCACCTGACTCCCCAGATCCGCGGCATCGAGGTCACCATCTATGCCACCCTGAACAAGGATATCACCAACGATGAGCTCTTCGAGCTGTATCAGAACTACTACAAGGATGAGCCCTTCGTGCGCGTCTTCCCCGCCAGCAAGCCCGCTCAGACCAAGTGGACCGCCGGCACCAATATGTGCTGCATGACTCCCACCTATGACGCCCGTACCAAGCGCCTGCTGGTCAGCTCCGTCATCGACAACATCGGCAAGGGCGCCGCTGGTCAGGCAATCCAGAATATGAACATCATCTTCGATCTGCCTGAGACCACCGGCCTGCTGATTCCCCCCATGTACCCCTGA
- a CDS encoding LysR family transcriptional regulator produces MSIRKYIAYLKTIETGSITHAAAQLGYTQSAISRMIADLEDAWGVKLLTRNRSGIEISSEGLVLLPKLQAICKDYEDLNYAISEIHGLSSGSIRVGAFSSISSGWLPQMIKSFHEIYPHIDFQLINGEYNQIASWLRRGLVDCGFLNLPVSNDLEASFLLQDTLVAILPENHPLANDPCYPIAQLSNEDFINLKEEQDHEITKFLDHLQQKPNIRYEVSNDYAILSMVECGLGISVVHELMLYPNRYHIVAKPFDIPQVRDIGIAVKRDVPPSTITKLFVEHAKQWARKMTVG; encoded by the coding sequence ATGAGTATTCGCAAATATATAGCCTACTTGAAAACCATTGAAACCGGCAGCATCACCCACGCAGCCGCCCAGCTGGGCTATACCCAGTCTGCCATCAGCCGCATGATTGCCGATCTGGAGGACGCCTGGGGAGTCAAACTGCTCACCCGAAACCGCTCCGGCATCGAGATCAGCTCGGAGGGTTTGGTGCTTCTGCCCAAACTCCAGGCCATCTGTAAAGACTATGAGGATCTCAACTACGCTATTTCTGAAATCCACGGCCTCAGCTCCGGTTCCATCCGGGTGGGCGCCTTTTCCTCCATCTCCAGCGGCTGGCTGCCCCAGATGATCAAGTCCTTCCATGAGATCTATCCCCACATTGATTTTCAGCTCATCAACGGAGAATATAATCAGATCGCCTCCTGGCTGCGCCGGGGTCTGGTGGACTGCGGCTTCCTTAATCTGCCCGTCTCCAACGACCTGGAGGCCTCCTTCTTACTGCAGGACACCCTGGTAGCCATCCTGCCGGAAAACCATCCGCTGGCCAACGACCCCTGCTACCCCATCGCTCAGCTGTCCAACGAGGACTTCATCAATTTGAAGGAGGAGCAGGACCACGAGATCACCAAGTTCCTGGACCACCTCCAGCAGAAGCCCAACATCCGCTATGAGGTCAGCAACGATTACGCCATTTTGTCTATGGTGGAGTGCGGTCTGGGCATCAGCGTGGTCCATGAGCTGATGCTCTATCCCAACCGCTACCATATTGTGGCCAAACCCTTTGATATTCCTCAGGTCCGGGACATCGGCATCGCGGTCAAGCGGGACGTTCCTCCCTCCACGATTACCAAGTTATTCGTGGAACATGCTAAACAGTGGGCCAGAAAGATGACCGTGGGTTAA
- the mreB gene encoding rod shape-determining protein MreB, producing MFNLFSKDIGIDLGTASVLVYIKGKGVVLREPSVVAMDKNTGKLLKVGTDAQAMLGRTPGNIVAMRPLREGVISDYDMTERMLKEFIKKVTTFSLFKPRLLICVPSGITEVEERAVVDAGIQAGARRAYLIEEPVAAAIGAGIDITKPDGHMVVDIGGGTADIAVISLGGVVESASIKIAGDKFDEAVVKYIRRKHNVLIGDRTAEELKMKIGCVFPRPEEVTMEIKGRCLMTGLPRVFSVSSSEMIEAFEEVSSRILEAIHGVLERTPPELVADISTNGIVMTGGGSLLWGFDKLIESHTGIETHVAEDAISCVAEGTGKSLDSLDQMQDGTMNLSRRKQMNY from the coding sequence ATGTTTAATTTGTTTAGCAAAGACATCGGGATCGACCTGGGCACCGCCTCTGTTTTGGTATACATCAAGGGAAAGGGCGTTGTTCTGCGCGAACCCTCCGTGGTGGCCATGGATAAGAACACCGGCAAGCTGCTGAAGGTGGGCACCGACGCCCAGGCTATGCTGGGCCGTACCCCCGGCAACATCGTTGCCATGCGTCCCCTGCGTGAGGGCGTGATCTCCGACTACGACATGACCGAGCGGATGCTCAAGGAGTTTATCAAGAAGGTGACCACCTTCTCCCTCTTTAAGCCCCGTCTGCTCATCTGCGTGCCCTCCGGCATCACCGAGGTTGAGGAGCGCGCCGTGGTGGACGCCGGTATCCAGGCTGGCGCCCGCCGGGCCTACCTCATTGAGGAGCCTGTGGCCGCTGCCATCGGCGCGGGTATCGACATCACTAAGCCCGACGGCCACATGGTCGTTGACATCGGCGGCGGTACCGCTGATATTGCCGTCATCTCTCTGGGCGGCGTGGTTGAGTCCGCTTCCATCAAGATCGCCGGCGACAAGTTCGACGAGGCGGTGGTGAAGTATATCCGCCGCAAGCACAACGTCCTCATCGGCGACCGTACCGCCGAGGAGCTGAAGATGAAGATCGGCTGTGTGTTCCCCCGTCCTGAGGAGGTCACCATGGAGATCAAGGGCCGCTGCCTGATGACCGGCCTGCCCCGCGTGTTCTCCGTCTCCTCCAGCGAGATGATCGAGGCCTTCGAGGAGGTCTCCAGCCGCATCCTGGAGGCTATTCACGGTGTTCTGGAGCGTACTCCCCCCGAGCTGGTGGCCGACATTTCCACCAACGGCATCGTGATGACTGGCGGCGGCTCTCTGCTGTGGGGCTTTGATAAGCTCATCGAGTCTCACACCGGCATTGAGACCCACGTGGCTGAGGATGCCATCTCCTGCGTGGCTGAGGGTACCGGCAAGAGCCTGGACAGCCTGGACCAGATGCAGGACGGTACCATGAACCTGTCCCGCCGCAAGCAGATGAACTATTGA
- a CDS encoding phosphoribosyltransferase family protein has product MTWSDWALDLLFPPKCPYCQGLLEGSYVPACTRCQPVLPWLVGTQGERKVDFTAGCLSPLAYRDKVVDSIHRFKFSGRASYARAYAILVAQCVRDHWDKPLDAVTWTPLSRQRRRERGYDQAQLLAKWVARELELPVLGMLDKVRDIPPQSGIQDDARRRANVLGAYRLRKDARPEGMNLLLVDDVVTSGSTLSECARLLSGAGAETVVCATLAQARKN; this is encoded by the coding sequence ATGACATGGAGCGACTGGGCTCTGGACCTGTTGTTTCCCCCGAAATGTCCCTACTGCCAAGGGCTGTTGGAGGGCTCCTATGTCCCGGCCTGCACCAGGTGTCAGCCTGTGCTGCCCTGGCTGGTGGGGACGCAGGGCGAGCGCAAGGTGGATTTTACCGCCGGGTGTCTCTCGCCCCTGGCCTACCGGGACAAGGTGGTGGATTCCATCCACCGCTTCAAATTTTCCGGCCGGGCCAGCTACGCCCGCGCCTATGCCATCCTGGTGGCTCAGTGCGTCCGGGACCATTGGGACAAGCCGCTGGACGCGGTCACCTGGACGCCGCTGAGCCGCCAGCGCCGGCGGGAACGAGGCTATGACCAGGCTCAGCTGCTGGCGAAATGGGTTGCCAGGGAATTGGAACTGCCTGTTTTGGGCATGTTAGACAAGGTTCGAGATATTCCGCCCCAATCCGGCATTCAGGACGACGCCCGCCGTCGGGCCAACGTGCTGGGGGCGTACCGCCTGCGCAAGGATGCCAGACCAGAGGGGATGAACCTGCTGTTGGTAGACGATGTGGTGACCAGCGGCTCTACCCTGAGCGAGTGCGCCCGGCTGCTGTCCGGCGCAGGCGCGGAGACGGTGGTATGTGCCACCCTGGCTCAGGCAAGGAAAAATTGA
- a CDS encoding Arc family DNA-binding protein, translating into MNKEKTHLSIRMGKELHDKFQWVAQYEGRSMSGQILYLIQQCIRNFEKEHGPIPEDKEP; encoded by the coding sequence ATGAATAAGGAAAAGACCCATTTGAGCATCCGAATGGGAAAGGAACTGCACGATAAATTCCAGTGGGTGGCACAATATGAGGGCCGCTCCATGAGCGGCCAGATCCTCTATCTGATTCAACAGTGCATCCGCAATTTTGAAAAAGAACACGGCCCCATTCCGGAGGACAAAGAACCATGA
- a CDS encoding type III pantothenate kinase, whose translation MLLAIDIGNSNIVIGGIQDDKIVFEARIATDRIKTSDQYGVEIKNILSLFEVPVETVEDVIISSVVPPVFNAVRTGAYKVTGLTPMVVGPGIKTGLNIQMDNPASVGSDLIVAAVAALQEYTAPLMLIDMGTATTITVVDQGNNYIGGAIIPGVRVSAEALSSRAAQLPGIQLDRPKRAIGKNTIECMRSGIMYGAAAMLDGMVERMEAELGKPVTVVATGGIAQFIVPLCKREMTIEKDLLLKGLNVIYKKNKK comes from the coding sequence ATGCTCTTGGCCATCGACATCGGCAACAGCAACATTGTCATCGGCGGGATTCAGGACGATAAAATCGTCTTTGAGGCCCGGATTGCTACCGACCGCATCAAGACCTCCGACCAGTACGGCGTGGAGATCAAAAATATTCTCTCCCTGTTTGAAGTACCGGTGGAGACGGTGGAGGATGTGATCATCTCCTCGGTGGTGCCTCCTGTGTTCAACGCGGTGCGTACCGGCGCCTACAAGGTGACCGGGCTGACTCCCATGGTGGTGGGACCGGGCATCAAGACCGGGCTGAACATTCAGATGGACAACCCCGCTTCCGTGGGCAGCGACCTCATCGTGGCCGCCGTGGCCGCCCTGCAGGAGTATACCGCGCCTTTGATGCTCATTGATATGGGCACCGCCACCACCATCACTGTGGTGGATCAGGGCAACAACTACATCGGCGGAGCCATCATCCCCGGTGTGCGGGTGTCGGCGGAGGCCCTGTCCAGCCGGGCGGCACAGCTGCCGGGTATCCAGCTGGACCGGCCCAAGCGTGCCATCGGGAAGAACACCATCGAGTGTATGCGCAGCGGCATTATGTACGGTGCGGCGGCCATGCTGGATGGAATGGTGGAGCGCATGGAGGCTGAGCTGGGTAAGCCGGTCACTGTGGTGGCCACCGGCGGTATTGCACAGTTTATTGTGCCTTTGTGCAAGCGGGAGATGACCATTGAGAAGGATCTGTTGCTCAAGGGCTTGAATGTTATCTATAAGAAGAATAAGAAGTAA
- the coaBC gene encoding bifunctional phosphopantothenoylcysteine decarboxylase/phosphopantothenate--cysteine ligase CoaBC, with amino-acid sequence MLQGKTVLLGVTGGIAAYKAAALASALVKQHCQVEVVMTEHATKFVTPLTFEQLTGRRTMVDTFDRNFSHQVEHIALAQRTDLVLIAPATANVCAKLAHGLADDMLTTTVLACKCPKLIAPAMNTNMYENPVTQDNLDILRRYGWEVIAPASGRLACGAVGAGKMPEPEDLLQHVLRQLACPHDLEGKHVLVTAGPTQESLDPVRYLTNHSTGKMGYAIARMAMLRGAQVTLVTGPTAIAPPPFVDVVPVVSAQDMFEAVAAHSPNADMIFKAAAVADYTPIGYSDDKVKKKDGDLSIPLKRTTDILQYLGQHRRPGQVICGFSMETRDMLENSRAKLEKKNVDMICANNLKVAGAGFGTDTNVITLITRNGIEELPLLSKEEAASRILSSALLFLKEK; translated from the coding sequence ATGTTACAGGGAAAAACCGTTCTTTTGGGCGTCACCGGCGGCATTGCCGCCTACAAAGCTGCGGCGCTGGCCTCCGCCCTGGTCAAGCAGCACTGCCAGGTAGAGGTCGTGATGACCGAGCACGCCACCAAGTTTGTCACCCCACTCACCTTTGAGCAGCTCACCGGCCGCCGCACCATGGTGGACACCTTCGACCGCAACTTCTCCCACCAGGTGGAGCACATCGCCCTGGCTCAGCGCACTGACCTGGTGCTCATCGCCCCCGCCACCGCCAATGTGTGTGCCAAGCTGGCCCACGGTCTGGCTGACGACATGCTCACCACCACCGTTCTGGCCTGCAAGTGCCCCAAGCTCATTGCCCCGGCCATGAACACCAATATGTACGAAAATCCCGTCACTCAGGACAACCTGGACATTCTCCGCCGCTACGGCTGGGAGGTCATTGCCCCCGCCAGCGGCCGTCTGGCCTGCGGCGCGGTGGGTGCAGGCAAGATGCCCGAGCCGGAGGACCTGCTCCAGCACGTGCTGCGCCAGCTGGCCTGCCCCCACGACTTAGAGGGGAAGCATGTTTTGGTCACCGCCGGACCCACTCAGGAGTCCCTGGACCCGGTGCGCTACCTCACCAACCACTCCACCGGCAAGATGGGCTACGCCATTGCCCGCATGGCCATGCTCCGGGGCGCTCAGGTCACCCTGGTCACCGGACCTACCGCCATCGCTCCGCCGCCCTTTGTGGACGTGGTACCTGTGGTCTCCGCCCAGGACATGTTCGAGGCGGTGGCCGCTCACAGTCCCAACGCGGATATGATCTTCAAGGCCGCCGCCGTGGCTGATTATACCCCCATTGGGTACAGCGACGACAAGGTAAAGAAGAAGGACGGCGACCTGTCCATCCCCCTCAAGCGCACCACTGACATTCTGCAGTATCTGGGCCAGCACCGCCGTCCGGGCCAGGTGATCTGTGGCTTCTCCATGGAGACCCGGGACATGCTGGAGAATAGCCGGGCCAAGCTAGAGAAAAAGAATGTGGATATGATCTGCGCCAACAACCTGAAGGTGGCGGGAGCCGGCTTCGGCACCGATACCAACGTGATCACGCTGATCACCCGGAACGGCATCGAGGAGCTGCCTCTCCTCTCCAAAGAGGAAGCTGCCTCCCGCATCCTCTCCTCCGCCTTACTTTTCTTGAAAGAAAAGTAA
- a CDS encoding LrgB family protein: MDAMLSSPFFGLALSAAAWCGGVWLQKKTKWVLCNPLLVASLVIIALLAVFGIPLEDYNQGGDIIKMMLGPVTAVLALNIYYQRQTLKEYFIPVLVGCLAGSAASLGSVLALCRLFEMEDMLTASLLPKSVTTAIAVGIAESRGGAAGIAAAAVVLAGVVGAVFAPFFAKWFRVTDPVAQGLATGACSHALGTTKAMEMGELQGAMSSIAICVCGIFTSILALFI; the protein is encoded by the coding sequence ATGGATGCCATGTTGAGTTCCCCGTTTTTCGGACTGGCTCTTTCGGCAGCGGCATGGTGCGGGGGTGTATGGCTGCAAAAAAAGACAAAGTGGGTGCTGTGTAACCCACTGCTTGTTGCTTCTCTGGTGATCATCGCTCTGCTGGCGGTGTTTGGAATCCCTCTGGAGGATTATAACCAGGGGGGCGACATCATCAAGATGATGCTGGGGCCGGTGACCGCGGTGCTGGCCCTGAATATCTACTACCAGCGCCAGACCTTGAAGGAATATTTTATTCCGGTACTGGTGGGCTGCCTGGCGGGCAGCGCGGCTAGCCTGGGCAGTGTACTGGCCCTGTGCCGCCTGTTTGAGATGGAGGACATGCTCACTGCCTCTCTGCTGCCCAAGAGCGTGACCACCGCTATCGCGGTGGGCATCGCTGAGAGCCGTGGCGGCGCGGCAGGTATCGCGGCGGCGGCGGTGGTGCTGGCCGGCGTGGTAGGAGCAGTGTTTGCTCCCTTCTTTGCCAAGTGGTTCCGGGTCACCGACCCGGTGGCGCAGGGACTGGCCACCGGCGCGTGCAGCCATGCCCTGGGTACCACCAAGGCCATGGAGATGGGCGAGCTCCAGGGAGCCATGAGCTCTATTGCCATCTGCGTGTGCGGCATCTTCACCTCGATTTTAGCCCTGTTTATTTAA
- a CDS encoding CidA/LrgA family protein, whose amino-acid sequence MNIMGQLALIFGLSLVGEGVAALLPVSFPSSVISMVLLMALLLTGVIKDKHIKTVSNFLVANMAFFFIPSFVGIVEHGTLLKSQALPLLVIVGLTTPVVYLVTGWTVQLLMLRRRKGERK is encoded by the coding sequence ATGAATATCATGGGACAACTGGCCCTTATTTTTGGGCTGTCGCTGGTGGGAGAGGGCGTGGCGGCGCTGCTTCCGGTGTCTTTTCCGTCCAGTGTGATCAGTATGGTGCTGCTGATGGCGCTGCTGCTCACCGGAGTAATCAAGGACAAGCATATCAAGACAGTCTCCAACTTTCTGGTGGCCAATATGGCCTTCTTCTTTATTCCCTCGTTTGTTGGCATCGTGGAGCACGGGACACTGCTGAAAAGTCAGGCCCTGCCTCTGCTGGTGATCGTGGGACTGACCACGCCGGTAGTTTATCTGGTCACCGGATGGACGGTGCAGCTGCTGATGCTGCGCCGCAGAAAGGGGGAGAGGAAATAA
- a CDS encoding diaminopimelate decarboxylase — MKKPFVTLEQLQEMVKTYPTPFHLYDEKGIRANARALRQAFAWNPGYTEYFAVKATPNPQILKILKEEGCGVDCSSLTELMMSDRCGFTGGQIMFSSNDTPAEEFALAAKLGATINLDDITHIDFLKETIGYIPKKISCRFNPGGVFQLGESKEGFQVMDNPGDAKYGMTPAQITEAFKRLKAEGAEEFGIHAFLASNTLSNDYYPALARILFQLAVKLKEETGAHITFINLSGGVGVPYRPDQTANDIAVIGEGVRKAYEEILVPAGMGDVALCTELGRFMLAPYGHLVTKVLHFKHTYKEYVGVDACAANLMRPAMYGAYHHITVMGKENAPCDHKYDVTGALCENNDKFAVDRMLPEIEIGDLLVIHDTGAHGHAMGYQYNGRLRSAEVLLQEDGSTRLIRRAETPEDYFATAIWE; from the coding sequence TTGAAGAAGCCTTTTGTTACCCTGGAGCAGCTCCAGGAGATGGTGAAGACCTATCCAACCCCCTTCCACCTCTATGACGAGAAGGGTATCCGTGCCAACGCCCGGGCTCTGCGCCAGGCCTTTGCCTGGAACCCCGGCTACACCGAGTATTTTGCCGTGAAGGCCACCCCCAATCCCCAGATCCTGAAGATTCTGAAGGAAGAGGGATGCGGCGTGGACTGCTCCTCCCTCACGGAGCTGATGATGTCTGACCGCTGCGGCTTTACCGGGGGACAGATCATGTTCTCCTCCAACGACACTCCCGCTGAGGAGTTCGCTCTGGCCGCCAAGCTGGGCGCCACCATTAACCTGGACGACATCACCCACATTGACTTCCTGAAGGAGACCATCGGCTACATCCCCAAGAAGATCTCCTGCCGCTTCAATCCCGGCGGTGTATTCCAGTTGGGCGAGAGCAAGGAGGGCTTCCAGGTGATGGACAACCCCGGCGACGCCAAGTACGGCATGACTCCCGCCCAGATCACCGAGGCGTTTAAGCGCCTGAAGGCGGAGGGCGCTGAGGAGTTCGGCATCCACGCCTTCCTGGCCTCCAACACCCTGTCCAACGACTACTATCCCGCTCTGGCCCGTATCCTGTTCCAGCTGGCGGTGAAGCTGAAGGAGGAGACTGGAGCTCACATCACCTTCATCAACCTCTCCGGCGGCGTGGGCGTGCCCTACCGTCCCGACCAGACCGCCAACGACATCGCGGTCATCGGCGAGGGTGTGCGGAAGGCCTATGAGGAGATCCTGGTACCCGCCGGCATGGGCGATGTGGCCCTGTGCACCGAGCTGGGCCGCTTTATGCTGGCACCCTACGGCCACCTGGTCACCAAGGTGCTCCACTTCAAGCACACCTACAAGGAGTATGTGGGCGTAGACGCCTGCGCGGCTAACCTGATGCGGCCTGCCATGTACGGTGCCTACCACCACATCACCGTCATGGGCAAGGAGAACGCTCCCTGCGACCACAAGTACGACGTGACCGGCGCCCTGTGCGAGAACAACGACAAGTTCGCCGTGGACCGTATGCTGCCGGAAATTGAGATCGGCGACCTGCTGGTCATCCATGACACCGGCGCCCACGGCCATGCCATGGGCTACCAGTATAACGGCCGCCTGCGCTCTGCCGAGGTGTTGCTCCAGGAGGACGGCTCCACCCGGCTGATCCGCCGTGCCGAGACTCCCGAGGACTACTTCGCCACTGCAATTTGGGAGTAA
- a CDS encoding uracil-xanthine permease family protein produces MPQNQAIYDARQLGRTKMFILGVQHMFAMFGATVLVPALTGLSVSATLLFAGLGTLLFHFLTKRKVPAFLGSSFAFIGGYQAIAPMLEDGTANTQMLPYACFGVALAGLMYVILSALFKVFGTKKVMRYFPPIVTGPVIICIGLTLSSTAITNCRDNWAIALIAIAIVVGCNIWGKGMVKIIPILLGVVGSYGVAVICQVTGMHTMDPAKLQALADAPWIGLPFQFQDTLFGLFSRPDLDTGLLLTAAVTIMPLSLATMVEHIGDMCAISSTCERNYLQDPGFHRTLLGDGLATTLASIFGAPANTTYGENTGVLALSKVYDPRVIRIAAGLAILFSFSPKFAALVSAMPTATMGGVSMVLYGMISAVGVRNVVENQVDFTNSRNVIIAALIMVLAIGINYSGAVSFQVGEATISLSGLAVAAITGIVLNAILPGKDYEFGHDEKGDTAVNFKV; encoded by the coding sequence ATGCCGCAAAATCAAGCCATTTATGATGCCCGGCAGCTGGGACGGACCAAAATGTTCATCCTGGGCGTGCAGCACATGTTCGCCATGTTCGGCGCCACTGTGCTGGTACCCGCCCTCACCGGGCTGAGCGTGTCCGCCACCCTGCTCTTCGCGGGTCTGGGCACCCTGCTGTTCCACTTCCTCACCAAGCGGAAGGTCCCCGCCTTCCTGGGCTCCTCCTTCGCCTTCATCGGCGGCTATCAGGCCATCGCCCCCATGCTGGAGGACGGCACCGCCAACACTCAAATGCTGCCCTACGCCTGCTTCGGCGTGGCTCTGGCAGGGTTGATGTACGTGATCCTCTCCGCCCTCTTCAAGGTGTTCGGCACCAAGAAGGTCATGCGCTACTTCCCCCCCATCGTCACCGGCCCGGTCATCATCTGCATCGGCCTGACCCTCTCCTCCACCGCCATCACCAACTGCCGGGATAACTGGGCCATCGCCCTTATCGCCATCGCCATCGTGGTAGGCTGCAACATCTGGGGCAAGGGCATGGTAAAGATCATCCCCATCCTGCTGGGTGTGGTGGGCTCCTACGGCGTGGCTGTCATCTGCCAGGTCACCGGCATGCACACCATGGACCCCGCCAAGCTCCAGGCGCTGGCCGACGCCCCCTGGATCGGCCTGCCCTTCCAGTTTCAGGACACCCTCTTTGGTCTGTTCAGCCGTCCCGACCTGGACACCGGCCTGCTGCTCACCGCCGCAGTGACCATCATGCCTCTGTCCCTGGCCACCATGGTGGAGCACATCGGCGACATGTGCGCCATCTCCTCCACCTGTGAGCGCAACTACCTCCAGGACCCCGGCTTCCACCGCACCCTGCTGGGCGACGGTCTGGCCACCACCCTGGCCTCCATCTTCGGCGCCCCCGCCAACACCACCTACGGTGAGAACACCGGTGTGCTGGCCCTGAGCAAGGTCTATGACCCCCGGGTCATCCGCATCGCCGCCGGTCTGGCCATCCTGTTCTCCTTCTCCCCCAAGTTTGCGGCCCTGGTGTCCGCCATGCCCACCGCTACCATGGGCGGCGTGTCCATGGTGCTCTACGGCATGATCTCCGCCGTGGGCGTGCGTAACGTGGTGGAAAACCAGGTGGACTTCACCAACAGCCGCAACGTCATCATCGCCGCCCTCATCATGGTGCTGGCCATTGGCATCAACTACTCCGGTGCGGTGAGCTTCCAGGTGGGCGAGGCCACCATCAGCCTGTCCGGTCTGGCTGTGGCCGCCATCACCGGCATCGTGCTCAACGCCATTCTCCCCGGCAAGGACTACGAGTTTGGCCACGACGAGAAGGGCGACACCGCCGTCAACTTCAAGGTCTGA
- a CDS encoding glycosyltransferase family 8 protein, which produces MDILVTVNRAYLYPLSVMLKSLVCQHPGTPMRVFVLHRSLTTEDFTALERSVDESALTLVPVAADPHLLPQAPTTDRYPMEMYDRIFAAFQLPQDLERILYLDPDLVVNHPLDSLWELPLEEYFFAAASHVAKGMEKFNAIRLQSETPGPYINSGVLLMNLPVLRREQQIQPVLDYVQAHRKTLLLPDQDVISALYGDRILRLNPWRYNMTERLLTAALLTPGHPVDLDWVLENSAIVHYCGRNKPWKANYLGKLDCVWQQYADLVRFQPPKEAE; this is translated from the coding sequence ATGGATATCTTAGTCACTGTCAACCGCGCCTACCTCTATCCCCTGTCTGTGATGCTCAAAAGCTTGGTCTGCCAGCACCCCGGCACGCCCATGCGGGTCTTTGTCCTCCACCGCTCTCTCACAACGGAAGACTTCACCGCTCTGGAGCGCTCTGTGGATGAGTCCGCCCTCACACTGGTCCCCGTGGCCGCCGATCCCCACCTGCTGCCCCAGGCTCCCACCACCGACCGCTACCCCATGGAGATGTACGACCGCATTTTTGCCGCCTTTCAGCTCCCCCAGGACCTGGAACGGATCCTCTATCTGGACCCGGACCTGGTGGTAAATCACCCTCTGGACAGCTTGTGGGAACTGCCTTTGGAGGAATACTTCTTTGCGGCGGCCAGCCACGTGGCCAAGGGGATGGAGAAATTTAACGCCATCCGGCTCCAGTCGGAGACTCCCGGCCCCTACATCAATTCCGGGGTGCTGCTGATGAACCTGCCGGTGCTGCGCCGGGAGCAGCAGATCCAGCCCGTGCTGGACTACGTCCAGGCCCACCGCAAGACCCTGCTTCTCCCCGACCAGGACGTGATCAGCGCCCTGTACGGCGACCGCATCCTGCGTCTGAATCCCTGGCGGTACAACATGACCGAGCGGCTGCTCACCGCCGCCCTGCTCACCCCCGGCCACCCGGTGGACCTGGACTGGGTGCTGGAAAACAGCGCCATTGTCCACTACTGCGGCCGAAATAAACCCTGGAAAGCCAACTATCTGGGCAAACTGGACTGTGTATGGCAGCAATATGCCGACCTGGTCCGGTTCCAGCCGCCAAAAGAAGCGGAATAA